The following are from one region of the Amycolatopsis sp. QT-25 genome:
- a CDS encoding LCP family protein, whose amino-acid sequence MGLTGYAWAAMDGLTFANVGIGADEGDKPADGARDILLVGLDSRTDAQGNPLSKEVLAQLRAGQADGELNTDSLIFVHIPNDGSKAVAISLPRDSYVDIPGGHGKHKINSAYARAMLDERRKQQEDGVSDQKVIDQKANEAGAKTLIKTVEQLTGSTIDNYAAINLLGFSEITQAIGGVDVCLNANVSDQFSGAKFTKGLHTISGVEALGFVRQRHGLPRGDLDRVVRQQVFMAGMARKVLSAGTLANPGKLNDLITAIKKSVVLNQNWDVFGFAQQMKSLTGGQLEFRTIPIVNIEYKTPNDGVAIQVDPRQVKDFVQGLAGPQPGEQQQAPPTESPNKATTVDVRNSTNRDGLASTVLKHLVDKGFTAGDTATASARRKTVIWVAKGQKAAGQAVADELGGNPTVQEDKSVEAGHVMVFLGSDFKTPSGTGDAGSSQNVAGSSAAAPPPEQSAEQPITAEGVPCVN is encoded by the coding sequence ATGGGCCTGACCGGGTACGCGTGGGCCGCGATGGACGGTTTGACGTTCGCGAACGTCGGCATCGGCGCCGACGAGGGCGACAAACCCGCCGACGGCGCCCGCGACATCCTGCTCGTCGGTCTCGACAGCCGCACGGACGCGCAGGGCAACCCGCTGTCCAAAGAGGTGCTGGCCCAGTTGCGCGCCGGACAGGCAGACGGCGAGCTGAACACCGACTCGCTGATCTTCGTGCACATCCCCAACGACGGTTCCAAGGCCGTCGCGATCTCCCTGCCGCGCGACTCCTACGTCGACATTCCCGGCGGCCACGGAAAGCACAAGATCAACTCGGCGTATGCCCGCGCGATGCTCGACGAGCGCAGGAAGCAACAGGAGGACGGCGTCTCCGACCAGAAGGTGATCGACCAGAAGGCCAACGAGGCCGGGGCGAAGACCCTGATCAAGACCGTCGAGCAGCTGACCGGCTCCACCATCGACAACTACGCCGCCATCAACCTGCTGGGCTTCAGCGAGATCACCCAGGCCATCGGCGGGGTCGACGTCTGCCTCAACGCCAACGTCAGCGACCAGTTCTCCGGCGCGAAGTTCACCAAGGGCCTGCACACCATCTCCGGGGTGGAGGCGCTCGGCTTCGTCCGGCAGCGCCACGGCCTGCCGCGCGGCGACCTCGACCGGGTCGTCCGGCAGCAGGTGTTCATGGCCGGGATGGCGCGGAAGGTGCTCTCGGCGGGCACCCTCGCGAATCCCGGCAAGCTCAACGACCTGATCACGGCCATCAAGAAGTCGGTCGTGCTCAACCAGAACTGGGACGTCTTCGGTTTCGCGCAGCAGATGAAGAGCCTGACCGGCGGTCAGCTCGAGTTCCGGACGATCCCGATCGTCAACATCGAGTACAAGACCCCGAACGACGGCGTCGCCATCCAGGTCGACCCGAGGCAGGTCAAGGACTTCGTCCAGGGGCTCGCGGGCCCGCAGCCCGGCGAGCAGCAGCAGGCACCGCCCACCGAGTCGCCCAACAAGGCGACCACGGTCGACGTCCGCAACTCCACGAACCGGGACGGCCTGGCCTCGACGGTGCTGAAGCATCTCGTCGACAAGGGCTTCACCGCCGGCGACACGGCCACCGCGAGTGCGCGCAGGAAGACGGTGATCTGGGTCGCCAAGGGACAGAAGGCGGCGGGTCAGGCCGTCGCCGACGAACTCGGCGGCAACCCGACCGTCCAAGAGGACAAGAGTGTCGAAGCCGGGCACGTGATGGTGTTCCTCGGCTCGGACTTCAAGACGCCGAGCGGCACCGGAGACGCCGGCTCCTCGCAGAACGTCGCCGGTTCGTCGGCGGCGGCACCCCCGCCCGAGCAGTCCGCCGAGCAGCCGATCACGGCCGAAGGCGTGCCCTGCGTCAACTGA
- a CDS encoding MFS transporter, translated as MTTNAAPRMTAALANREFRALWLAEVQSLIGDQLTIVALAILVYDRTGSALLSAVVYSLTFLPALAGGLGLSQLADRYPRRTVLVVSSLVQGLLIAIMAIPGTPLALLCGLVVLARLVNAPGNAAQNALTREVFTDDDLYLKSQDIRGISTNTAMLLGLAGGGLLVSQVGVSWALALDAATFLMSAAVVRFSVSRRAAASDGSGSWFGAVKQVFGNRHLRVLVWFSWLVGLAVVPEGLAAPLAAEMGVGKQAVGWLLAADPLGFVVGAFLLSRFVSAGQRRKLLGVLAALPMVALIAFAFEPGLIPALLLLAAAGAAGAYLITVSATFITWVPNELRGGAGGVYRTGLRVAQGIGAGLGGLAADRLGAATSAIALAGVVGLLLAVLVALSWRHIDGTSPEPLPS; from the coding sequence GTGACGACGAACGCGGCGCCGCGGATGACCGCCGCCCTGGCGAACCGCGAGTTCCGCGCACTCTGGCTCGCCGAGGTGCAGTCCCTCATCGGGGATCAGCTCACCATCGTCGCGCTGGCGATCCTCGTCTACGACCGGACAGGCTCCGCGCTGCTCTCCGCGGTGGTCTACTCCCTGACCTTCCTGCCCGCCCTGGCCGGCGGTCTCGGCCTCTCCCAGCTGGCCGACCGCTACCCGCGGCGCACCGTCCTCGTCGTCTCGTCCCTGGTCCAGGGGCTGCTGATCGCGATCATGGCGATCCCCGGTACCCCCCTCGCCCTGTTGTGCGGGCTGGTGGTGCTGGCACGGCTGGTGAACGCGCCCGGCAACGCGGCGCAGAACGCGCTGACGCGCGAGGTGTTCACCGACGACGACCTCTATCTCAAGAGCCAGGACATCCGCGGCATCTCGACCAACACCGCCATGCTGCTCGGCCTGGCGGGCGGCGGCCTGCTGGTTTCGCAGGTCGGGGTGAGCTGGGCGCTGGCGCTGGACGCCGCGACCTTCCTGATGAGCGCGGCGGTGGTCCGTTTCTCCGTGTCCCGGCGGGCGGCGGCGTCCGACGGCAGCGGTAGCTGGTTCGGCGCGGTGAAGCAGGTCTTCGGCAACCGTCACCTGCGGGTGCTGGTCTGGTTCTCGTGGCTGGTGGGCCTGGCCGTCGTTCCCGAGGGGCTCGCGGCCCCGCTCGCCGCGGAGATGGGCGTGGGGAAGCAGGCCGTCGGCTGGCTGCTGGCCGCCGATCCGCTGGGTTTCGTGGTCGGGGCGTTCCTGCTGTCCCGGTTCGTCTCCGCGGGACAACGGCGGAAACTGCTCGGCGTCCTGGCGGCACTGCCGATGGTCGCCCTGATCGCCTTCGCATTCGAACCGGGGCTGATCCCGGCGTTGCTGCTGCTGGCGGCGGCGGGTGCGGCGGGGGCGTACCTGATCACGGTGAGCGCCACGTTCATCACCTGGGTCCCGAACGAACTCCGGGGTGGTGCCGGCGGGGTGTACCGCACGGGGTTGCGGGTGGCTCAAGGAATAGGGGCGGGACTCGGCGGGCTCGCCGCCGATCGGCTCGGGGCGGCGACCTCGGCCATCGCGCTGGCAGGCGTGGTCGGCCTGCTGCTGGCCGTACTGGTCGCGCTCAGCTGGCGGCACATCGACGGAACCAGCCCGGAACCGTTGCCGTCATGA
- a CDS encoding dihydrofolate reductase family protein, whose amino-acid sequence MTNPTGRRVTANIGLTLDGHYSGPGGPGDLGAIVSYATTDIARAHLARIHEKATTAVLGRLNAEGFLGFWPAIAADANADPRDRAYAKWLTDAEKVVFSTTLTDAPWDRARVVNAPVADVIADLKANGDGDILVNSSASVIKALLAADLLDRLYLMICPEITGGGQRLFADGLPASKWTLAYQEVGELGEMALVYDRAR is encoded by the coding sequence ATGACGAACCCGACCGGCCGCCGCGTCACCGCGAACATCGGCCTCACCCTCGACGGCCACTACAGCGGCCCGGGTGGTCCCGGCGACCTGGGCGCGATCGTCTCGTACGCCACCACCGACATCGCCCGCGCCCACCTCGCCCGCATCCACGAAAAGGCGACCACCGCGGTGCTCGGCAGACTGAACGCCGAGGGCTTCCTCGGCTTCTGGCCGGCCATCGCCGCCGACGCGAACGCCGACCCCCGTGACCGCGCCTACGCGAAGTGGCTCACGGACGCGGAAAAGGTGGTCTTCTCCACGACCCTGACCGACGCGCCCTGGGACCGCGCCCGCGTCGTGAACGCCCCCGTCGCCGACGTGATCGCCGACCTGAAGGCGAACGGAGACGGCGACATCCTGGTCAACAGCAGCGCCAGCGTCATCAAGGCACTGCTCGCCGCCGACCTGCTCGACCGGCTGTATCTGATGATCTGCCCCGAGATCACCGGCGGCGGGCAACGCCTGTTCGCCGACGGGCTGCCCGCGTCGAAGTGGACGCTGGCGTATCAGGAGGTCGGGGAACTCGGGGAGATGGCGCTGGTTTACGACCGGGCGCGGTGA
- a CDS encoding GGDEF domain-containing protein, whose amino-acid sequence MPAETGDRRQYGDGAGDLDDATATAAADSGIPVTERGQASPEGDRADPPERHPYDPRAWALWQRPKRFIAFLFAMEAIGIALMVVATMDSTNPGRTDWVRFAILAVGATAHIQLTQRQEERRRDRSRTVLIDLTAVWTFPAAVILPLSLTLSIIAIVRIQHWFIARRPAHNFVFSSVTHGVSVTLASLTFAAFGPHEWGLISGWDTLGEFGVLILTGMVFEAVQIAYIGGILTIGSPKRPSPSTVLGNTADNLLEAITIGLGAVTAVLLLIMPPMVIVMAVVTVVFNRLAEIDQLQNDARTDPKTGVLNMRGWSESADRALGRTARSDDGLALLMIDLDHFKWINDTYGHPAGDDVLRDVARKLDEVTRPADVIGRFGGEEFLVLLPDIDETAAKLAAERVRSAIAELHIVTTDKRGSRVTISGRTTSIGAALFPRHGASLKELLHASDAAVYVAKENGRNQVRFAQDRDRRLTEGRG is encoded by the coding sequence TTGCCAGCCGAGACCGGTGACCGCCGCCAGTACGGTGACGGCGCCGGCGACCTTGACGATGCGACGGCGACGGCCGCCGCCGACAGCGGCATACCGGTGACCGAACGCGGGCAGGCGAGCCCGGAAGGTGATCGGGCCGATCCGCCGGAGCGCCACCCCTACGATCCCCGGGCGTGGGCGCTGTGGCAGCGGCCGAAACGGTTCATCGCGTTCCTCTTCGCCATGGAGGCGATCGGAATCGCGCTCATGGTCGTCGCGACGATGGATTCCACGAATCCGGGAAGAACGGATTGGGTTCGTTTCGCGATTCTCGCCGTCGGCGCCACCGCGCATATTCAGCTGACCCAGCGACAAGAGGAAAGACGGCGTGATCGCAGCCGTACCGTACTCATCGACCTCACCGCGGTATGGACTTTTCCGGCCGCGGTCATCCTGCCGCTTTCACTGACGCTTTCCATCATCGCCATCGTCCGGATCCAGCATTGGTTCATCGCCCGGCGGCCCGCGCACAACTTCGTGTTCTCTTCGGTCACCCACGGCGTTTCGGTGACCTTGGCCTCGCTCACCTTCGCCGCGTTCGGCCCGCACGAATGGGGACTGATTTCCGGCTGGGACACCCTGGGGGAATTCGGTGTCCTGATCCTCACCGGGATGGTCTTCGAAGCGGTGCAGATCGCCTACATCGGCGGCATCCTCACGATCGGCTCGCCGAAGCGGCCCTCACCGTCCACCGTGCTCGGCAATACGGCCGACAACCTGCTGGAGGCCATCACGATCGGCCTCGGCGCGGTCACCGCGGTACTGCTGTTGATCATGCCACCGATGGTGATCGTGATGGCCGTGGTGACGGTGGTGTTCAATCGCCTCGCCGAGATCGACCAACTGCAGAACGACGCGCGAACGGACCCGAAAACCGGCGTCCTGAACATGCGCGGATGGTCCGAGTCGGCCGATCGGGCGCTGGGAAGGACTGCCCGATCGGACGACGGCCTTGCGCTTCTGATGATTGATCTCGACCACTTCAAGTGGATTAACGACACATATGGACATCCGGCGGGTGACGACGTCCTCCGCGACGTGGCCCGGAAATTGGACGAGGTCACCAGGCCCGCCGACGTCATCGGCCGGTTCGGTGGCGAGGAATTCCTCGTACTCCTGCCGGATATCGACGAAACGGCGGCCAAACTGGCCGCCGAGCGAGTGCGCAGCGCCATCGCGGAACTGCATATAGTGACTACCGACAAAAGGGGCAGCCGGGTGACGATCTCGGGCCGCACCACCTCGATCGGGGCGGCGTTGTTCCCTCGCCACGGTGCCTCCCTGAAGGAATTGCTGCACGCCTCCGACGCCGCCGTCTACGTGGCCAAGGAGAACGGCCGGAACCAGGTGCGGTTCGCCCAGGACAGGGACCGGCGCCTCACCGAAGGCCGAGGGTGA
- a CDS encoding phospholipase A2 translates to MPATAQAAARPARIRRPWSTSGWLLLVTLLVFGFGLIASRPASPPDQGPPTGDLLAARNAVDALVRPGPVENVIAELPADFTAVSGVTPGVLKARDGTARAVHIDGGCSAPWGDDNTKWDYAVPCKAHDLGYDILRYAERKGHPLGQEARAALDDRLSADMHHACVLNPMDSRGTCDVVASLYTAGLVLNSWHQRWGPPVGDPLGPMIVGVLVIGALLVFRLRGWVRTRRTVVTLPREPRPVAPVGRWALLGVAGVVLMLLGESAVALAHWAGAPERSLWPFTWLAQLCPLVFFAVGRINEAGWRSIRATGGRYPQYLADRASPLLRPALLFAVVALVVPLALEVLGIPAGTNATVMRIALHPLWLLGVFLLTVVLAPALLTLYRRTRTVSVAGLLALTLASEAAAHWSGSALPRYAETLFLALFVQQLAFAHAGGARLRRGVLLATAFTGAAGLGLAVAVRGEGPMLLGGPGAPAALSGPPWGVLLLGLVQLALLGLLARPLARLGERPAVAATARLVLRAPMSLYLGFLAAMLLLVAVVYLPEPFVDGLSWLARPRVLLATALLAVPAVLVFWWFERHSGPPQRAVDEPGLRAAVFCRAAATVGMAYAMLGVFGFALTRFGDASADADLLGLRFGPVQSLVNLLLGVYLLHTVRNGTSRMTGPWLVCAVACAPPLMNALDGERVSAASVALPVATIVVATLAAAATLVPARAARRVLP, encoded by the coding sequence ATGCCAGCGACAGCCCAAGCCGCCGCGCGTCCTGCCCGGATCCGGCGCCCCTGGTCGACTTCGGGCTGGTTGCTGCTGGTCACGCTCCTGGTTTTCGGGTTCGGCCTGATCGCGTCACGGCCCGCCTCGCCACCGGACCAGGGCCCACCGACGGGTGATCTCCTCGCCGCGCGGAACGCGGTCGACGCGCTGGTACGGCCGGGTCCGGTCGAGAACGTCATCGCCGAACTGCCCGCCGACTTCACCGCGGTCAGCGGAGTCACCCCGGGCGTGCTGAAGGCACGGGACGGCACCGCGCGTGCCGTCCACATCGACGGGGGTTGCTCGGCGCCCTGGGGCGACGACAACACCAAATGGGACTACGCGGTCCCCTGCAAGGCCCACGACCTGGGCTACGACATCCTCCGCTACGCCGAGCGCAAAGGTCACCCGCTCGGCCAGGAGGCCAGGGCCGCGCTCGACGACCGGCTTTCGGCCGACATGCACCACGCCTGCGTCCTCAACCCGATGGACTCGCGCGGCACCTGCGACGTCGTCGCCTCCCTCTACACCGCCGGTCTGGTGCTCAACTCCTGGCATCAGCGCTGGGGACCACCGGTCGGGGACCCGCTCGGCCCGATGATCGTCGGCGTGCTGGTGATCGGCGCGCTGCTGGTGTTCCGCCTCCGCGGCTGGGTGCGCACCCGCCGGACCGTCGTCACCCTTCCCCGCGAGCCGCGGCCGGTGGCCCCGGTCGGCCGGTGGGCGTTGCTCGGCGTCGCCGGTGTCGTGCTGATGCTGCTCGGGGAGTCCGCCGTCGCGCTGGCGCACTGGGCGGGGGCGCCCGAGCGGTCGTTGTGGCCGTTCACCTGGCTCGCCCAGCTCTGTCCGCTCGTCTTCTTCGCGGTGGGCCGGATCAACGAGGCGGGCTGGCGGTCGATCCGCGCGACCGGCGGCCGCTACCCGCAGTACCTCGCCGACCGGGCGAGCCCGCTGTTGCGCCCGGCGCTGCTCTTCGCCGTCGTCGCGCTGGTCGTCCCGCTCGCGCTGGAGGTGCTGGGTATCCCGGCGGGGACGAACGCCACCGTCATGCGGATCGCGCTGCATCCGCTTTGGCTGCTCGGCGTCTTCCTGTTGACCGTCGTGCTCGCGCCGGCGCTGTTGACGCTGTATCGCCGGACGCGGACCGTCTCCGTCGCCGGGCTGCTGGCCTTGACCTTGGCGAGCGAGGCCGCCGCGCACTGGTCCGGCTCGGCCCTCCCGCGCTACGCGGAGACGTTGTTCCTCGCCCTGTTCGTCCAGCAGCTGGCGTTCGCCCACGCCGGCGGAGCCCGCCTGCGGCGTGGCGTCCTCCTGGCGACGGCGTTCACCGGCGCCGCCGGGCTCGGCCTCGCGGTCGCCGTCCGCGGCGAGGGGCCGATGCTGCTCGGCGGCCCCGGCGCCCCGGCCGCGTTGTCCGGCCCGCCGTGGGGGGTGCTCCTGCTCGGCCTGGTCCAGCTCGCGCTCCTCGGCCTGCTCGCGCGGCCGCTGGCCCGGCTCGGCGAACGTCCCGCGGTCGCCGCCACCGCCCGCCTCGTCCTCCGCGCCCCGATGAGCCTGTACCTCGGTTTCCTGGCCGCGATGCTGCTGCTCGTCGCGGTCGTCTACCTGCCGGAACCGTTCGTCGACGGGCTCAGCTGGCTGGCGCGCCCGCGGGTCCTGCTCGCGACGGCCCTGCTGGCCGTGCCCGCCGTACTCGTCTTCTGGTGGTTCGAACGTCATTCCGGGCCGCCACAGCGGGCGGTCGACGAGCCGGGGCTGCGCGCCGCGGTGTTCTGCCGAGCGGCGGCGACGGTCGGGATGGCCTACGCGATGCTCGGCGTGTTCGGCTTCGCGCTCACCCGATTCGGTGACGCGTCCGCCGACGCCGATCTCCTCGGGCTCCGGTTCGGCCCGGTCCAGAGCCTGGTCAACCTGTTGCTCGGGGTGTACCTGCTGCACACCGTGCGGAACGGCACCAGCCGGATGACGGGCCCCTGGCTGGTCTGTGCGGTCGCGTGCGCGCCGCCCCTGATGAATGCCCTCGACGGCGAGCGGGTGAGCGCCGCCTCGGTCGCGCTGCCGGTCGCGACGATCGTCGTCGCGACGCTCGCCGCGGCCGCCACACTGGTCCCGGCCCGCGCCGCCCGGCGTGTCCTGCCGTGA
- a CDS encoding DUF3618 domain-containing protein gives MARDPETIEREIEQARNALVATLDQLGTKANPAKLVDSAKTGLRAKLDEPRVKYPLIGGAVLIGVLLIRKLLK, from the coding sequence GTGGCTCGCGATCCCGAGACCATCGAGCGTGAGATCGAGCAGGCCAGGAACGCGCTGGTCGCCACGCTCGACCAGCTGGGTACGAAGGCGAACCCCGCGAAGCTGGTGGATTCCGCGAAGACCGGCCTCCGCGCGAAGCTGGACGAGCCCAGGGTGAAGTACCCGCTCATCGGCGGGGCTGTGCTGATCGGCGTGCTGCTGATCCGCAAACTCCTGAAGTAG
- a CDS encoding helix-turn-helix domain-containing protein, which produces MLIDAESYQRILGDELRKLRRERGWTRKELNQHLQSEISLQTLATYELGTRHCSVVRLVELCVAMDELPQDLLAKVHRRVFVDEPGRVRVDLRLVVKDDQEELFPLRRWAHDRLKRSGDAGSAEVHLDFTALERMAELCGIPTVDLIGRLRRLNPS; this is translated from the coding sequence GTGCTGATCGACGCTGAGAGCTATCAGCGGATACTCGGAGACGAGCTCCGCAAGCTCCGCCGTGAACGTGGCTGGACACGCAAGGAACTGAACCAGCATCTGCAGAGCGAGATCTCGCTCCAGACGCTGGCCACCTACGAGCTGGGCACCCGGCACTGTTCCGTGGTGCGGCTGGTCGAACTGTGCGTCGCGATGGACGAGCTGCCGCAGGATCTGCTGGCCAAGGTGCATCGCCGGGTGTTCGTGGACGAACCGGGCCGTGTCCGGGTCGACCTGCGCCTGGTGGTCAAGGACGACCAGGAGGAACTGTTCCCCCTGCGACGGTGGGCGCACGACCGGCTCAAACGGTCGGGCGACGCCGGCAGCGCCGAGGTCCACCTCGACTTCACGGCGCTGGAGCGGATGGCCGAGCTCTGCGGCATCCCCACCGTCGATCTCATCGGAAGGCTTCGCCGGCTCAACCCCTCATGA
- a CDS encoding TetR/AcrR family transcriptional regulator — MRQMIEIAEEVFAERGYGAASMDDIADRVGVSKPMLYEYFNSKEGLLLACIQQSRTALREVTERATVGATSAEDALRRGLLAFFVFIRERRQAWSLLRHEMALIGTGAADEIEQTRRQQTDLIAALMSDYFDAGDDLRAEASAEFVVGACERLAIWCERHEDVSPETATGYAMDVLWSGLAARAH; from the coding sequence ATGCGGCAGATGATCGAGATCGCGGAGGAAGTCTTCGCCGAACGCGGCTACGGCGCGGCGTCGATGGACGACATCGCGGACCGCGTCGGGGTCTCCAAACCGATGCTCTACGAGTATTTCAACTCGAAAGAAGGACTGCTGCTGGCCTGCATCCAGCAGTCGCGGACGGCGTTGCGCGAGGTCACCGAACGGGCGACCGTCGGCGCGACCTCCGCCGAGGACGCACTGCGGCGCGGGTTGCTCGCCTTCTTCGTCTTCATCCGGGAGCGACGGCAGGCCTGGTCACTGCTGCGCCACGAGATGGCCCTGATCGGGACCGGTGCCGCCGACGAGATCGAGCAGACCCGGCGCCAGCAGACCGACCTGATCGCCGCGCTGATGAGCGATTACTTCGACGCGGGCGACGACCTTCGCGCCGAGGCATCCGCGGAGTTCGTCGTCGGCGCGTGCGAACGGCTCGCGATCTGGTGCGAGCGGCACGAGGACGTCAGCCCCGAAACGGCGACCGGCTACGCGATGGACGTCCTCTGGTCGGGTTTGGCCGCGAGAGCACACTGA